Proteins from a genomic interval of Parvivirga hydrogeniphila:
- the fdhD gene encoding formate dehydrogenase accessory sulfurtransferase FdhD translates to MSPSAGDKIPVTAAVLAGGRSMRMGVDKTLLLVDGEPLITRVAEAALSVCERVAVVTNRPEAMADADLPEGVAVWVDEVAYQGPLGGLATALKNAHDEWVLAVAADMPWLSPAVIRALWDAREGAQVVVPRTDKGVEPLLALYHRDCLPHARRVLESGRRRLVAMFPAVSVREVDAETLRVVDPELRSFVNVNTPEDLAEVREAATEEPTATVVPAAVIEVGARRGRRMPAERAVTIHMNDTEIATVQATPADLEELAAGFLVSEGLLADRDALDGIDVDHKRGLVYARSAEPVPEDLVYRRRYITAGCGKGVTFASLGHTLGLDAVTDASTVSADALYDMVGQMARAAVMYRDTGGVHACALARDGRVAIVREDVGRHNAVDKVLGRAWLDRTQTAGAVLLTTGRISYEMAVKAAKAKVPVVVSRTAVTELAAEVAEAVGLTLVGYARAGKLVVYTNPQRIVEGK, encoded by the coding sequence ATGAGTCCGAGCGCAGGCGATAAGATCCCGGTCACTGCGGCCGTGTTGGCAGGCGGCCGTTCGATGCGGATGGGCGTCGACAAGACGCTCCTGCTCGTGGACGGCGAGCCGCTCATCACGCGCGTCGCCGAAGCGGCGCTTTCGGTGTGCGAGCGCGTCGCCGTGGTCACGAACCGTCCCGAGGCGATGGCCGACGCAGACCTGCCGGAGGGCGTGGCGGTGTGGGTGGACGAGGTCGCCTACCAAGGCCCGCTCGGAGGGCTTGCGACCGCGCTCAAGAACGCGCACGACGAGTGGGTCCTTGCAGTCGCGGCCGACATGCCGTGGCTCAGCCCCGCCGTCATCCGCGCGCTGTGGGACGCCCGCGAAGGAGCGCAGGTCGTGGTCCCGCGCACGGACAAAGGCGTCGAGCCGCTGCTCGCGCTCTACCACCGCGACTGCTTGCCGCATGCGCGCCGCGTGCTGGAGTCGGGTCGGCGCCGCCTCGTGGCGATGTTCCCGGCCGTGTCTGTGCGCGAGGTGGACGCCGAGACCCTGCGCGTCGTCGACCCCGAGCTGCGCAGCTTCGTGAACGTGAACACCCCGGAGGACCTCGCCGAGGTCCGGGAGGCCGCGACCGAAGAGCCGACAGCGACCGTCGTGCCTGCTGCCGTCATCGAGGTTGGCGCGCGGCGCGGCCGCCGGATGCCTGCCGAGCGCGCGGTGACGATCCACATGAACGACACCGAGATCGCGACAGTCCAAGCGACGCCGGCGGACCTGGAGGAGCTGGCTGCTGGATTCCTCGTCTCGGAAGGACTGCTCGCCGACCGCGACGCGCTCGACGGCATCGACGTGGACCACAAGCGGGGCCTCGTGTACGCGCGAAGCGCAGAGCCTGTTCCCGAAGACCTCGTCTATCGCCGCCGGTACATCACCGCCGGCTGCGGCAAGGGCGTGACCTTCGCCTCGCTGGGCCATACGCTCGGACTTGACGCGGTGACCGATGCGAGCACCGTGAGCGCGGATGCGCTGTACGACATGGTGGGTCAGATGGCGAGGGCCGCCGTCATGTATCGCGACACCGGCGGCGTGCACGCGTGCGCGCTTGCGCGCGATGGCCGCGTGGCGATCGTGCGGGAAGACGTGGGGCGCCACAACGCGGTCGACAAGGTGCTCGGCCGAGCGTGGCTCGACCGGACGCAGACGGCAGGTGCCGTGCTCCTCACCACGGGCCGCATCTCCTACGAGATGGCGGTCAAGGCGGCCAAGGCGAAGGTGCCGGTGGTGGTCTCGCGCACGGCGGTGACCGAGCTGGCGGCAGAAGTCGCTGAGGCGGTCGGGCTCACGCTCGTCGGGTATGCGCGCGCAGGCAA
- a CDS encoding ABC transporter ATP-binding protein — translation MSAILEATGVRKSYRRQEVLDVEHVALAPGTTLALLGPSGAGKSTLLAILGLLERPDGGRIVLDGREVTVADRSARMRIAAAFQRPWLFKGTVGANVAYGLALRGVPASERRARVVEALARVGLAGWENRSALTLSGGEAQRVALARALAVRPRVLLLDEPLASLDPLVKWRLAREFAEVLREDGMAVLWVTHDQDEAALVADEVAVMRDGRIVASGPADEVFLVPGDAWAAGFLGLETPARGVVAEVEEGVARVACDGADIFAVADVRPGERVRVGVRPEDVVLFEAGAAVPPSSARNRLRCTVHALEHTGTTYRAVLGCGGVRLAARVSKAAARELGLAPGAQVLAVFKATAVRVASERDKSEGASG, via the coding sequence ATGAGCGCGATCCTCGAAGCCACGGGCGTGCGGAAGTCCTACCGGCGCCAGGAGGTGCTCGACGTCGAGCACGTCGCGCTTGCGCCGGGCACGACGCTTGCGCTCTTGGGGCCGTCCGGGGCCGGCAAGTCCACGCTGCTCGCGATACTCGGGCTGCTCGAGCGGCCCGACGGCGGCCGTATCGTGCTCGACGGGCGTGAGGTGACGGTCGCGGACCGCTCGGCGCGCATGCGGATCGCGGCCGCGTTCCAGCGGCCGTGGCTGTTCAAAGGCACTGTCGGCGCGAACGTCGCGTATGGGCTCGCGCTCCGCGGCGTTCCCGCGTCCGAGCGGCGAGCGCGGGTCGTCGAGGCGCTCGCGCGCGTCGGGCTGGCCGGGTGGGAGAACCGCTCCGCGCTCACCCTCTCTGGCGGCGAGGCGCAGCGGGTGGCGCTCGCTCGGGCGCTCGCGGTCCGTCCGCGCGTGCTCCTGCTCGATGAGCCGCTCGCATCGCTCGATCCGCTCGTGAAGTGGCGCCTCGCGCGCGAGTTCGCAGAGGTGCTTCGCGAGGACGGGATGGCCGTGCTCTGGGTGACGCACGACCAGGACGAGGCCGCTTTGGTGGCCGACGAGGTCGCGGTGATGCGCGACGGCCGCATCGTCGCGAGCGGGCCCGCCGACGAAGTGTTCCTCGTGCCGGGCGACGCGTGGGCCGCCGGCTTCCTCGGGCTCGAGACACCAGCGCGCGGCGTGGTGGCCGAGGTGGAGGAAGGCGTCGCGCGCGTCGCGTGCGATGGCGCGGACATCTTTGCGGTCGCAGACGTGCGTCCGGGCGAGCGCGTGCGCGTGGGTGTGCGGCCCGAAGACGTCGTGCTGTTCGAGGCCGGCGCAGCGGTGCCACCGAGCTCGGCGCGCAACCGGCTCCGCTGCACCGTGCACGCGCTCGAGCACACCGGCACGACCTACCGGGCGGTGCTCGGATGCGGCGGCGTGCGGCTTGCTGCCCGCGTGTCGAAGGCCGCGGCCCGCGAGCTCGGGCTTGCGCCCGGCGCACAAGTGCTGGCAGTCTTCAAGGCCACGGCGGTGCGCGTGGCGAGCGAACGCGACAAGAGCGAAGGAGCGTCCGGATGA